Proteins encoded within one genomic window of Planctomycetia bacterium:
- a CDS encoding TonB-dependent receptor: MSLRNKSSLKSAKLLAVVGATSLWAGILHAQEGKQVAVAPPEKPKVVAHLPEAVIYFDPMVERVQDVAPVVPAVPTQPQSTQSGLGLSADIQQALNASPQSSTTGSLAGSGASAERVSAAASPGSTGVIGGSQSQLLASTDAGDLLARSGTGIEAQRRSPIANEARIRGYRLGQINTWADGGFWFPARNDMDTFLSKIDSGLIRDVIVYKGPYSARYGPGFAFIDIETNDTPRYQNGTEWHGRTASTYKDNGEQFYGRQSIFGGGSDWGMRMSYGHRTGNDYTMGNGEQLPTSYNARDVDFVYGFDPTANSKVEFGYIRLDQTGLEFPGQVFDTSLLMTDGWRARYLLSNQRYFDQLEVLGWYNQTSFKGNAQGSGKRQQIPELNESGFIGFTDGQISTGGVQSAITWGRANDVQWTIGSDWRYLSQRLNEYDRLFEIPCDLNYPVPRTEQTNTAGFFFENRTPVNQRLTLKFGGRVDFMNSNVVAVPPGFGEPDCGCGCDHSTAIADALGVDRLDRDFTLWLTYANAEYLMTDNITLLGGIGYSMRPGTPTELYAVGPFLASLQQGFTSVLGNPELEPEKLFQIDIGFKANYERFRGGLNFFHAWVNDYVTFAAIGDVQGKIVLEANDALQVRFVNTGLATLYGGEAYAEYDLSDVLTPFATLTYVRGQDHTRGNRGNPLLGLPNPDSEPLPMITPLDSRFGVRLHEPGKNPTYGLDVIWRVVDSQNMVAASLLEQPTASFQVWDMRAYWQMKEGVLLTAGMENAFNVFYREHLDLRTGLGVFQPGRTVYCGLELRY; this comes from the coding sequence ATGTCTCTGCGCAACAAATCTTCGTTGAAATCAGCAAAATTACTGGCTGTTGTGGGTGCCACAAGCTTATGGGCAGGCATCCTGCATGCTCAAGAGGGCAAGCAGGTAGCAGTGGCGCCACCAGAAAAACCAAAAGTGGTTGCCCATCTGCCCGAAGCAGTGATTTACTTTGACCCCATGGTGGAACGGGTACAGGATGTTGCCCCAGTAGTTCCGGCAGTCCCCACCCAGCCACAATCAACACAAAGCGGATTAGGCTTATCAGCCGACATTCAGCAGGCACTGAATGCCAGCCCGCAGAGCAGCACCACCGGTAGCCTGGCTGGTTCCGGCGCCAGTGCTGAGCGTGTATCAGCTGCTGCTTCGCCTGGTAGCACGGGTGTCATCGGTGGTTCGCAATCACAGTTGTTGGCCAGTACTGATGCAGGTGATTTGCTGGCACGCAGTGGTACCGGTATTGAAGCACAACGCCGTTCGCCCATTGCCAATGAAGCCCGCATCCGAGGTTACCGATTAGGGCAGATCAACACCTGGGCTGATGGTGGCTTTTGGTTCCCTGCACGCAATGATATGGATACATTCCTGAGCAAGATTGATTCAGGCCTCATCCGTGACGTGATTGTGTACAAAGGACCTTACTCAGCTCGATATGGTCCAGGGTTCGCATTTATTGACATTGAAACCAACGATACGCCCCGCTACCAGAACGGTACGGAATGGCATGGGCGAACTGCTTCAACGTACAAGGATAACGGCGAGCAGTTCTATGGCAGGCAATCGATCTTCGGCGGTGGATCAGACTGGGGCATGCGGATGAGTTACGGCCACCGAACTGGAAATGATTACACGATGGGTAATGGTGAACAACTGCCCACCAGTTACAATGCACGCGATGTTGACTTTGTCTATGGCTTCGACCCGACAGCCAATTCAAAAGTGGAATTTGGCTACATCAGGCTGGATCAGACCGGTCTGGAATTCCCTGGGCAGGTTTTTGATACCAGCCTGCTGATGACCGATGGCTGGCGTGCCCGTTACTTGCTGAGCAATCAACGGTATTTCGATCAATTGGAAGTTCTTGGATGGTACAATCAGACCAGTTTTAAAGGTAATGCACAGGGTTCAGGAAAGCGTCAACAAATTCCTGAACTCAACGAAAGTGGCTTTATCGGTTTTACTGATGGCCAGATTTCGACGGGTGGTGTACAGTCTGCAATTACCTGGGGTCGAGCCAACGATGTGCAGTGGACCATTGGTAGCGATTGGCGTTATCTGAGTCAGCGGCTCAATGAGTATGATCGTCTTTTCGAAATTCCCTGCGATCTGAATTATCCGGTGCCTCGCACCGAACAGACCAATACGGCTGGTTTCTTCTTCGAGAATCGAACCCCTGTCAACCAACGCCTGACACTGAAGTTTGGTGGTAGAGTGGACTTCATGAATTCGAATGTAGTTGCAGTCCCGCCTGGCTTTGGAGAACCAGATTGTGGCTGCGGCTGCGATCATTCAACGGCGATTGCAGACGCTCTGGGAGTAGACAGGCTTGATCGTGACTTCACGCTGTGGCTGACCTATGCGAATGCTGAATATCTGATGACCGATAACATCACTTTGCTGGGTGGTATTGGTTATTCGATGAGGCCAGGTACTCCCACGGAACTCTATGCTGTGGGGCCATTCCTGGCATCGTTGCAACAGGGTTTCACTTCGGTTTTGGGCAACCCGGAACTCGAGCCTGAAAAACTGTTCCAGATTGATATAGGATTCAAAGCCAACTATGAACGTTTCCGTGGTGGGTTAAATTTCTTCCACGCATGGGTGAACGACTATGTAACGTTTGCAGCGATTGGAGATGTGCAGGGGAAAATCGTGCTGGAAGCAAACGATGCCTTGCAGGTTCGCTTTGTAAACACGGGGCTGGCAACCCTGTATGGTGGTGAAGCCTATGCAGAATATGATCTGAGCGATGTTCTGACACCTTTCGCCACGCTGACATACGTTCGCGGCCAGGATCATACTCGTGGTAATCGAGGCAATCCGCTTCTGGGTTTACCAAATCCTGATTCAGAACCATTGCCCATGATTACACCTCTTGATTCACGTTTTGGTGTTCGACTGCATGAACCCGGCAAGAATCCAACCTATGGTCTGGATGTAATCTGGCGTGTGGTCGATAGCCAGAACATGGTGGCTGCTTCGTTGCTGGAGCAGCCTACGGCCAGCTTCCAGGTCTGGGACATGCGGGCCTACTGGCAGATGAAGGAAGGCGTATTGCTGACTGCCGGTATGGAAAACGCATTTAACGTCTTCTATCGAGAGCATCTCGATCTTCGAACAGGTCTGGGTGTTTTCCAGCCGGGCCGAACAGTCTATTGTGGATTGGAACTGAGATATTAA
- the lipB gene encoding lipoyl(octanoyl) transferase LipB has protein sequence MVDPPLIIECLGRVAYLDAWQLQKKYLSEIASGNRPPTLLLLEHPRTITLGRSAKSENLLMTEEAYRQRGIAFHHIERGGDVTYHGPGQLVGYPLIPLIIKVGDFLRELEQLLLRVVKHLGITARPSPGYAGLWTTLRDGTEAKLASIGIAVSQRVTYHGFALNVTTNLDDFKLIVPCGISQVRMTSLQELLGTSPTMEDVMELVRQEVQQCRWFNKEPSAITS, from the coding sequence ATGGTTGATCCTCCACTGATCATTGAATGCCTTGGCCGCGTTGCCTACCTGGATGCCTGGCAACTACAGAAAAAATACCTGAGTGAAATTGCATCGGGAAATCGTCCGCCTACCCTACTCCTGCTCGAACACCCGCGAACCATTACACTGGGACGATCTGCCAAATCAGAAAACCTCTTAATGACTGAAGAGGCATATCGCCAACGAGGCATTGCATTTCACCACATCGAACGAGGCGGCGATGTAACCTATCATGGCCCCGGACAACTAGTTGGCTACCCGCTGATTCCACTCATCATCAAGGTAGGTGATTTTCTTCGCGAACTCGAACAGTTGCTGCTGCGAGTTGTGAAACACCTGGGCATTACAGCTCGGCCCAGCCCTGGTTATGCTGGTCTCTGGACAACTCTGAGAGATGGTACCGAAGCCAAGCTGGCTTCCATTGGTATTGCGGTCTCTCAGCGAGTGACCTACCACGGTTTCGCACTCAATGTGACAACCAATCTTGATGATTTCAAGCTGATCGTACCATGTGGCATCAGTCAGGTGCGTATGACATCGCTTCAGGAATTGCTGGGCACTTCGCCTACCATGGAAGACGTAATGGAACTCGTCCGACAGGAAGTACAACAGTGCCGATGGTTCAACAAGGAACCATCGGCAATAACCTCTTAA
- a CDS encoding LON peptidase substrate-binding domain-containing protein — protein sequence MNPILHIDGFEGTARLFPLPDFVMMPHVLKNFHIFEPRYRELVRDSLSKDKLIAMVLPRQGWEKDYEGTFPIYTVGCLASIHEHEKLEDGRYNILLRGLCRIELEHELLTHTLYRQAKVKLQPDPHVMDEGRLRNQLEKEVLPWLSEEGEGRSQFIKLMHSQAPLGTIVDVVSFALPILSDWKQQLLEIFNVPDRVRKLCELLHSVEPFKQNTSNPRKNPPDFSTN from the coding sequence ATGAACCCGATCCTGCACATTGATGGCTTTGAAGGAACAGCACGACTGTTCCCTTTGCCTGATTTTGTCATGATGCCTCATGTGCTCAAGAACTTTCACATTTTTGAACCGCGATACAGGGAACTGGTAAGAGACTCACTGAGTAAAGACAAGTTGATTGCCATGGTGCTCCCCCGTCAGGGGTGGGAAAAAGACTACGAAGGTACTTTTCCCATTTACACGGTAGGCTGCCTGGCATCCATCCATGAACACGAAAAACTGGAGGATGGCAGATACAATATTCTGCTGCGTGGTCTTTGCCGCATTGAACTCGAACACGAACTACTGACCCACACGCTTTATCGACAGGCGAAGGTCAAGTTGCAACCTGACCCGCATGTGATGGATGAGGGCAGACTCCGCAATCAACTGGAGAAAGAAGTACTTCCCTGGTTGTCGGAAGAAGGTGAAGGGCGTAGCCAGTTCATCAAGTTGATGCACAGCCAGGCTCCACTGGGAACCATTGTCGATGTTGTCAGCTTCGCCCTACCCATCCTGTCTGATTGGAAGCAGCAATTGCTCGAAATATTCAATGTTCCTGATCGGGTTCGAAAACTCTGCGAACTGTTGCATTCCGTCGAACCATTCAAACAAAACACATCCAATCCTCGTAAAAATCCACCGGATTTCAGTACAAATTAA
- the lspA gene encoding signal peptidase II has protein sequence MKTYPSFKWLVTFFLIAALGFLADWTSKNYFSGTLSDEERQNAIIVRTDIIPPVFSLLKNSPLNKGALFSLGNQWGLTANAVFITISSLAILGIVGWALWPHNHRNSLYTIVLALILSGALGNCMDRLFYGGVRDWIWVYYQRGENDYPFNWPVFNLADCFLVGGAIMLLLHGLLWPAPVKSVGTPETKTAQPA, from the coding sequence GTGAAAACATACCCCTCCTTTAAATGGTTAGTCACCTTCTTCCTCATTGCTGCCCTGGGCTTCCTAGCAGATTGGACTTCTAAGAATTATTTCTCCGGAACCTTGAGTGATGAGGAACGGCAAAACGCCATCATTGTCAGGACAGACATAATCCCTCCAGTGTTCAGCCTTTTGAAAAACTCTCCCTTGAATAAAGGAGCACTCTTCAGCCTGGGCAATCAATGGGGACTGACTGCCAACGCGGTTTTCATCACCATCAGCAGTCTGGCTATTCTTGGAATCGTTGGCTGGGCTCTCTGGCCTCACAACCATCGCAACAGTTTATACACCATCGTATTGGCATTGATTCTGTCTGGAGCTTTGGGAAATTGCATGGATCGCCTGTTCTACGGTGGTGTACGAGATTGGATCTGGGTTTACTATCAACGTGGCGAAAATGATTACCCGTTTAACTGGCCTGTCTTCAACCTTGCAGATTGTTTCCTGGTGGGTGGAGCTATTATGCTGTTACTGCATGGTTTACTCTGGCCTGCTCCTGTAAAATCTGTGGGAACGCCTGAGACAAAAACTGCTCAACCTGCATGA